The following proteins are co-located in the Carassius gibelio isolate Cgi1373 ecotype wild population from Czech Republic chromosome A9, carGib1.2-hapl.c, whole genome shotgun sequence genome:
- the zgc:92380 gene encoding neurofilament light polypeptide isoform X32, which produces MSFMSPSRSFSSSSLSGSLGSRGGLFGSISPATIGNLANTLRPTVQINSSTFPPADDKETMKGLNDRLAGYLSKVRLLEDSNIELEKQIKEALMRKGAESDRDWSAYEKIMNDLRNQLQEMTMDNARLFLQIDNARLAADDFKVKFESEQAMRQGVEQDLAGLRKMLDDTYMGRMQLEGQIESMREELVFLKKSHEEDVANLESQISDSQVNVQMESKNNADLNETINNIRTQYERAAQKSREETEEWYKNKFDSITAEVTQNTEALQAGKTELNELRRTKQTLEIDLQALHNMIRSLEDSLRETEARYAHEVNGYNSGLVQLEGELGQVRAQVERQAAEYDALLNIKSKLEAEIATYHCLLEGVVDDEGDKNREEFSLEQALYAAPPPSVGLKKAIVITQEIVDRKGVSQSELEQNPTNHNNHVFGEEEELAEPLVLALELAMEKVKDEQEEFGEQLELAMEKAKDEQEEWGEQLELAMEKAKDEQEEWGEQLELAMEKAKDEQEEFGEQLELAMEKAKDEQEEWGEQLELAMEKAKDEQEEWGEQLELAMEKAKDEQEEWGDQLELAMEKAKDEQEEFGEQLELAMEKAKDEQEEFGEQLELAMDKVKDEQEEFGEQLELQLELAMEKAKDEQEEWGEQLELAMEKAKDEQEEWGEQLELAMEKAQDEQEEFGEQLELAMEKAKDEQEEWGEQLELAMEKAKDEQEEWGEQLELELELAMEKAKDEQEEWGEQLELAMEKWKDEQEEWGEQLGLEMEKLIEEREELEEEEFMKTGVLPRSAHKIWPPLQ; this is translated from the exons ATGTCATTCATGAGCCCTTCCAGGAGTTTCTCCAGCTCAAGTCTGTCTGGTAGCTTGGGGTCAAGGGGTGGTTTGTTCGGGTCCATTTCCCCAGCCACTATAGGGAATCTGGCAAACACACTGCGTCCGACTGTGCAGATCAACAGCAGCACTTTTCCCCCAGCTGATGATAAAGAGACCATGAAGGGTCTGAATGACCGTCTGGCGGGGTATCTGTCAAAAGTGCGACTCCTGGAGGACTCCAACATTGAACTGGAGAAGCAAATCAAAGAGGCTCTGATGAGGAAAGGAGCTGAGAGTGACAGAGACTGGAGCGCCTATGAGAAGATCATGAATGATCTGAGAAACCAG CTCCAGGAAATGACCATGGACAATGCCAGACTCTTCTTACAGATAGACAATGCGAGGCTGGCTGCTGACGATTTCAAAGTCAA GTTTGAGTCGGAGCAGGCCATGCGGCAAGGGGTGGAGCAGGATCTGGCAGGACTCCGTAAGATGCTGGACGACACTTACATGGGCCGCATGCAGCTGGAGGGCCAGATCGAGTCTATGAGAGAAGAGCTGGTGTTCCTGAAGAAGAGCCACGAGGAG GATGTTGCCAACCTGGAGAGTCAGATCAGTGACTCTCAAGTCAATGTGCAAATGGAGTCTAAAAACAATGCAGACCTCAATGAGACCATTAATAACATCCGCACGCAGTACGAGCGAGCCGCACAGAAGAGCCGCGAGGAAACTGAAGAGTGGTATAAAAACAAA TTTGACAGCATCACAGCTGAGGTGACTCAGAACACAGAAGCTCTGCAGGCAGGAAAGACCGAGCTGAACGAGCTGCGCAGGACGAAACAAACTCTAGAAATTGACCTGCAGGCTCTGCACAATATG ATTCGATCCCTCGAAGATTCGCTGCGTGAAACAGAGGCACGTTACGCTCATGAAGTCAATGGGTACAACTCTGGATTGGTGCAGCTGGAGGGAGAGCTGGGACAGGTGCGAGCGCAGGTGGAGCGTCAGGCGGCCGAGTATGATGCCCTGCTGAACATCAAGTCCAAACTGGAGGCAGAGATTGCTACTTATCATTGCCTCCTGGAGGGTGTTGTTGACGACGAGGGGGACAAAAATAG AGAGGAATTTTCTTTAGAGCAGGCGTTGTATGCAG CTCCTCCGCCTTCCGTCGGACTTAAGAAAGCCATCGTCATCACGCAAGAAATAGTGGACAGAAAAGGGGTCTCTCAGAGTGAACTTGAGCAAAATCCTACTAATCACAACAACCACGTTTTTGGGGAGGAAGAGGAGTTGGCAGAACCACTGGTGTTAGCTTTGGAGTTAGCAATGGAAAAGGTGAAAGACGAGCAAGAGGAGTTTGGAGAACAACTGGAGTTAGCAATGGAAAAG GCAAAAGACGAGCAAGAGGAGTGGGGAGAACAACTGGAGTTAGCGATGGAAAAGGCAAAAGACGAGCAAGAGGAGTGGGGAGAACAACTGGAGTTAGCGATGGAAAAGGCAAAAGATGAGCAAGAGGAGTTTGGAGAACAACTGGAGTTAGCGATGGAAAAG GCAAAAGACGAGCAAGAGGAGTGGGGAGAACAACTGGAGTTAGCGATGGAAAAGGCAAAAGACGAGCAAGAGGAGTGGGGAGAACAACTGGAGTTAGCGATGGAAAAG GCAAAAGACGAGCAAGAGGAGTGGGGAGATCAACTGGAGTTAGCGATGGAAAAGGCAAAAGACGAGCAAGAGGAGTTTGGAGAACAACTGGAGTTAGCGATGGAAAAGGCAAAAGACGAGCAAGAGGAGTTTGGAGAACAACTGGAGTTAGCGATGGACAAGGTGAAAGATGAGCAAGAGGAGTTTGGAGAACAACTGGAGTTACAGTTGGAGTTAGCGATGGAAAAG GCAAAAGATGAGCAAGAGGAGTGGGGAGAACAACTGGAGTTAGCGATGGAAAAGGCAAAAGATGAGCAAGAGGAGTGGGGAGAACAACTGGAGTTAGCGATGGAAAAGGCACAAGACGAGCAAGAGGAGTTTGGAGAACAACTGGAGTTAGCAATGGAAAAG GCAAAAGACGAGCAAGAGGAGTGGGGAGAACAACTGGAGTTAGCGATGGAAAAGGCAAAAGACGAGCAAGAGGAGTGGGGAGAACAACTGGAGTTAGAGTTGGAGTTAGCGATGGAAAAGGCAAAAGATGAGCAAGAGGAGTGGGGAGAACAACTGGAGTTAGCGATGGAAAAGTGGAAAGATGAGCAAGAGGAGTGGGGAGAACAACTGGGGTTAGAGATGGAAAAGCTTATAGAAGAGCGAGAGGAGTTAGAAGAAGAAGAGTTTATGAAGACAGGGGTGCTCCCTAGGAGTGCCCATAAAATCTGGCCACCCCTACAATAA
- the zgc:92380 gene encoding keratin, type I cytoskeletal 18 isoform X46: protein MSFMSPSRSFSSSSLSGSLGSRGGLFGSISPATIGNLANTLRPTVQINSSTFPPADDKETMKGLNDRLAGYLSKVRLLEDSNIELEKQIKEALMRKGAESDRDWSAYEKIMNDLRNQLQEMTMDNARLFLQIDNARLAADDFKVKFESEQAMRQGVEQDLAGLRKMLDDTYMGRMQLEGQIESMREELVFLKKSHEEDVANLESQISDSQVNVQMESKNNADLNETINNIRTQYERAAQKSREETEEWYKNKFDSITAEVTQNTEALQAGKTELNELRRTKQTLEIDLQALHNMIRSLEDSLRETEARYAHEVNGYNSGLVQLEGELGQVRAQVERQAAEYDALLNIKSKLEAEIATYHCLLEGVVDDEGDKNREEFSLEQALYAAPPPSVGLKKAIVITQEIVDRKGVSQSELEQNPTNHNNHVFGEEEELAEPLVLALELAMEKVKDEQEEFGEQLELAMEKAKDEQEEWGEQLELAMEKAKDEQEEWGEQLELAMEKAKDEQEEFGEQLELAMEKAKDEQEEFGEQLELAMEKVKDKQEEFGEQLELAMEKAKDEQEEWGEQLELAMEKAKDEQEEWGEQLELAMEKVKDEQEEFGEQLELQLELAMEKAKDEQEEWGEQLELAMEKAQDEQEEFGEQLELAMEKAKDEQEEWGEQLELAMEKAKDEQEEWGEQLELELELAMEKAKDEQEEWGEQLELAMEKWKDEQEEWGEQLGLEMEKLIEEREELEEEEFMKTGVLPRSAHKIWPPLQ, encoded by the exons ATGTCATTCATGAGCCCTTCCAGGAGTTTCTCCAGCTCAAGTCTGTCTGGTAGCTTGGGGTCAAGGGGTGGTTTGTTCGGGTCCATTTCCCCAGCCACTATAGGGAATCTGGCAAACACACTGCGTCCGACTGTGCAGATCAACAGCAGCACTTTTCCCCCAGCTGATGATAAAGAGACCATGAAGGGTCTGAATGACCGTCTGGCGGGGTATCTGTCAAAAGTGCGACTCCTGGAGGACTCCAACATTGAACTGGAGAAGCAAATCAAAGAGGCTCTGATGAGGAAAGGAGCTGAGAGTGACAGAGACTGGAGCGCCTATGAGAAGATCATGAATGATCTGAGAAACCAG CTCCAGGAAATGACCATGGACAATGCCAGACTCTTCTTACAGATAGACAATGCGAGGCTGGCTGCTGACGATTTCAAAGTCAA GTTTGAGTCGGAGCAGGCCATGCGGCAAGGGGTGGAGCAGGATCTGGCAGGACTCCGTAAGATGCTGGACGACACTTACATGGGCCGCATGCAGCTGGAGGGCCAGATCGAGTCTATGAGAGAAGAGCTGGTGTTCCTGAAGAAGAGCCACGAGGAG GATGTTGCCAACCTGGAGAGTCAGATCAGTGACTCTCAAGTCAATGTGCAAATGGAGTCTAAAAACAATGCAGACCTCAATGAGACCATTAATAACATCCGCACGCAGTACGAGCGAGCCGCACAGAAGAGCCGCGAGGAAACTGAAGAGTGGTATAAAAACAAA TTTGACAGCATCACAGCTGAGGTGACTCAGAACACAGAAGCTCTGCAGGCAGGAAAGACCGAGCTGAACGAGCTGCGCAGGACGAAACAAACTCTAGAAATTGACCTGCAGGCTCTGCACAATATG ATTCGATCCCTCGAAGATTCGCTGCGTGAAACAGAGGCACGTTACGCTCATGAAGTCAATGGGTACAACTCTGGATTGGTGCAGCTGGAGGGAGAGCTGGGACAGGTGCGAGCGCAGGTGGAGCGTCAGGCGGCCGAGTATGATGCCCTGCTGAACATCAAGTCCAAACTGGAGGCAGAGATTGCTACTTATCATTGCCTCCTGGAGGGTGTTGTTGACGACGAGGGGGACAAAAATAG AGAGGAATTTTCTTTAGAGCAGGCGTTGTATGCAG CTCCTCCGCCTTCCGTCGGACTTAAGAAAGCCATCGTCATCACGCAAGAAATAGTGGACAGAAAAGGGGTCTCTCAGAGTGAACTTGAGCAAAATCCTACTAATCACAACAACCACGTTTTTGGGGAGGAAGAGGAGTTGGCAGAACCACTGGTGTTAGCTTTGGAGTTAGCAATGGAAAAGGTGAAAGACGAGCAAGAGGAGTTTGGAGAACAACTGGAGTTAGCAATGGAAAAG GCAAAAGACGAGCAAGAGGAGTGGGGAGAACAACTGGAGTTAGCGATGGAAAAGGCAAAAGACGAGCAAGAGGAGTGGGGAGAACAACTGGAGTTAGCGATGGAAAAGGCAAAAGATGAGCAAGAGGAGTTTGGAGAACAACTGGAGTTAGCGATGGAAAAGGCAAAAGACGAACAAGAGGAGTTTGGAGAACAACTGGAGTTAGCAATGGAAAAG GTGAAAGACAAGCAAGAGGAGTTTGGAGAACAACTGGAGTTAGCGATGGAAAAGGCAAAAGACGAGCAAGAGGAGTGGGGAGAACAACTGGAGTTAGCGATGGAAAAGGCAAAAGACGAGCAAGAGGAGTGGGGAGAACAACTGGAGTTAGCGATGGAAAAG GTGAAAGATGAGCAAGAGGAGTTTGGAGAACAACTGGAGTTACAGTTGGAGTTAGCGATGGAAAAG GCAAAAGATGAGCAAGAGGAGTGGGGAGAACAACTGGAGTTAGCGATGGAAAAGGCACAAGACGAGCAAGAGGAGTTTGGAGAACAACTGGAGTTAGCAATGGAAAAG GCAAAAGACGAGCAAGAGGAGTGGGGAGAACAACTGGAGTTAGCGATGGAAAAGGCAAAAGACGAGCAAGAGGAGTGGGGAGAACAACTGGAGTTAGAGTTGGAGTTAGCGATGGAAAAGGCAAAAGATGAGCAAGAGGAGTGGGGAGAACAACTGGAGTTAGCGATGGAAAAGTGGAAAGATGAGCAAGAGGAGTGGGGAGAACAACTGGGGTTAGAGATGGAAAAGCTTATAGAAGAGCGAGAGGAGTTAGAAGAAGAAGAGTTTATGAAGACAGGGGTGCTCCCTAGGAGTGCCCATAAAATCTGGCCACCCCTACAATAA
- the zgc:92380 gene encoding neurofilament light polypeptide isoform X2, producing the protein MSFMSPSRSFSSSSLSGSLGSRGGLFGSISPATIGNLANTLRPTVQINSSTFPPADDKETMKGLNDRLAGYLSKVRLLEDSNIELEKQIKEALMRKGAESDRDWSAYEKIMNDLRNQLQEMTMDNARLFLQIDNARLAADDFKVKFESEQAMRQGVEQDLAGLRKMLDDTYMGRMQLEGQIESMREELVFLKKSHEEDVANLESQISDSQVNVQMESKNNADLNETINNIRTQYERAAQKSREETEEWYKNKFDSITAEVTQNTEALQAGKTELNELRRTKQTLEIDLQALHNMIRSLEDSLRETEARYAHEVNGYNSGLVQLEGELGQVRAQVERQAAEYDALLNIKSKLEAEIATYHCLLEGVVDDEGDKNREEFSLEQALYAAPPPSVGLKKAIVITQEIVDRKGVSQSELEQNPTNHNNHVFGEEEELAEPLVLALELAMEKVKDEQEEFGEQLELAMEKAKDEQEEWGEQLELAMEKAKDEQEEWGEQLELAMEKAKDEQEEFGEQLELAMEKAKDEQEEFGEQLELAMEKVKDKQEEFGEQLELAMEKAKDEQEEWGEQLELAMEKAKDEQEEWGEQLELAMEKVKDEQEEWGEQLELELELAMEKAQDEQEEFGEQLELAMDKAKDEQEEFGEQLELAMEKAKDEQEEFGEQLELAMDKVKDEQEEFGEQLELQLELAMEKAKDEQEEWGEQLELAMEKAKDEQEEWGEQLELAMEKAQDEQEEFGEQLELAMEKAKDEQEEWGEQLELAMEKAKDEQEEWGEQLELELELAMEKAKDEQEEWGEQLELAMEKWKDEQEEWGEQLGLEMEKLIEEREELEEEEFMKTGVLPRSAHKIWPPLQ; encoded by the exons ATGTCATTCATGAGCCCTTCCAGGAGTTTCTCCAGCTCAAGTCTGTCTGGTAGCTTGGGGTCAAGGGGTGGTTTGTTCGGGTCCATTTCCCCAGCCACTATAGGGAATCTGGCAAACACACTGCGTCCGACTGTGCAGATCAACAGCAGCACTTTTCCCCCAGCTGATGATAAAGAGACCATGAAGGGTCTGAATGACCGTCTGGCGGGGTATCTGTCAAAAGTGCGACTCCTGGAGGACTCCAACATTGAACTGGAGAAGCAAATCAAAGAGGCTCTGATGAGGAAAGGAGCTGAGAGTGACAGAGACTGGAGCGCCTATGAGAAGATCATGAATGATCTGAGAAACCAG CTCCAGGAAATGACCATGGACAATGCCAGACTCTTCTTACAGATAGACAATGCGAGGCTGGCTGCTGACGATTTCAAAGTCAA GTTTGAGTCGGAGCAGGCCATGCGGCAAGGGGTGGAGCAGGATCTGGCAGGACTCCGTAAGATGCTGGACGACACTTACATGGGCCGCATGCAGCTGGAGGGCCAGATCGAGTCTATGAGAGAAGAGCTGGTGTTCCTGAAGAAGAGCCACGAGGAG GATGTTGCCAACCTGGAGAGTCAGATCAGTGACTCTCAAGTCAATGTGCAAATGGAGTCTAAAAACAATGCAGACCTCAATGAGACCATTAATAACATCCGCACGCAGTACGAGCGAGCCGCACAGAAGAGCCGCGAGGAAACTGAAGAGTGGTATAAAAACAAA TTTGACAGCATCACAGCTGAGGTGACTCAGAACACAGAAGCTCTGCAGGCAGGAAAGACCGAGCTGAACGAGCTGCGCAGGACGAAACAAACTCTAGAAATTGACCTGCAGGCTCTGCACAATATG ATTCGATCCCTCGAAGATTCGCTGCGTGAAACAGAGGCACGTTACGCTCATGAAGTCAATGGGTACAACTCTGGATTGGTGCAGCTGGAGGGAGAGCTGGGACAGGTGCGAGCGCAGGTGGAGCGTCAGGCGGCCGAGTATGATGCCCTGCTGAACATCAAGTCCAAACTGGAGGCAGAGATTGCTACTTATCATTGCCTCCTGGAGGGTGTTGTTGACGACGAGGGGGACAAAAATAG AGAGGAATTTTCTTTAGAGCAGGCGTTGTATGCAG CTCCTCCGCCTTCCGTCGGACTTAAGAAAGCCATCGTCATCACGCAAGAAATAGTGGACAGAAAAGGGGTCTCTCAGAGTGAACTTGAGCAAAATCCTACTAATCACAACAACCACGTTTTTGGGGAGGAAGAGGAGTTGGCAGAACCACTGGTGTTAGCTTTGGAGTTAGCAATGGAAAAGGTGAAAGACGAGCAAGAGGAGTTTGGAGAACAACTGGAGTTAGCAATGGAAAAG GCAAAAGACGAGCAAGAGGAGTGGGGAGAACAACTGGAGTTAGCGATGGAAAAGGCAAAAGACGAGCAAGAGGAGTGGGGAGAACAACTGGAGTTAGCGATGGAAAAGGCAAAAGATGAGCAAGAGGAGTTTGGAGAACAACTGGAGTTAGCGATGGAAAAGGCAAAAGACGAACAAGAGGAGTTTGGAGAACAACTGGAGTTAGCAATGGAAAAG GTGAAAGACAAGCAAGAGGAGTTTGGAGAACAACTGGAGTTAGCGATGGAAAAGGCAAAAGACGAGCAAGAGGAGTGGGGAGAACAACTGGAGTTAGCGATGGAAAAGGCAAAAGACGAGCAAGAGGAGTGGGGAGAACAACTGGAGTTAGCGATGGAAAAGGTGAAAGACGAGCAAGAGGAGTGGGGAGAACAACTGGAGTTAGAGTTGGAGTTAGCGATGGAAAAGGCACAAGACGAGCAAGAGGAGTTTGGAGAACAACTGGAGTTAGCGATGGACAAG GCAAAAGACGAGCAAGAGGAGTTTGGAGAACAACTGGAGTTAGCGATGGAAAAGGCAAAAGACGAGCAAGAGGAGTTTGGAGAACAACTGGAGTTAGCGATGGACAAGGTGAAAGATGAGCAAGAGGAGTTTGGAGAACAACTGGAGTTACAGTTGGAGTTAGCGATGGAAAAG GCAAAAGATGAGCAAGAGGAGTGGGGAGAACAACTGGAGTTAGCGATGGAAAAGGCAAAAGATGAGCAAGAGGAGTGGGGAGAACAACTGGAGTTAGCGATGGAAAAGGCACAAGACGAGCAAGAGGAGTTTGGAGAACAACTGGAGTTAGCAATGGAAAAG GCAAAAGACGAGCAAGAGGAGTGGGGAGAACAACTGGAGTTAGCGATGGAAAAGGCAAAAGACGAGCAAGAGGAGTGGGGAGAACAACTGGAGTTAGAGTTGGAGTTAGCGATGGAAAAGGCAAAAGATGAGCAAGAGGAGTGGGGAGAACAACTGGAGTTAGCGATGGAAAAGTGGAAAGATGAGCAAGAGGAGTGGGGAGAACAACTGGGGTTAGAGATGGAAAAGCTTATAGAAGAGCGAGAGGAGTTAGAAGAAGAAGAGTTTATGAAGACAGGGGTGCTCCCTAGGAGTGCCCATAAAATCTGGCCACCCCTACAATAA
- the zgc:92380 gene encoding neurofilament light polypeptide isoform X34, which translates to MSFMSPSRSFSSSSLSGSLGSRGGLFGSISPATIGNLANTLRPTVQINSSTFPPADDKETMKGLNDRLAGYLSKVRLLEDSNIELEKQIKEALMRKGAESDRDWSAYEKIMNDLRNQLQEMTMDNARLFLQIDNARLAADDFKVKFESEQAMRQGVEQDLAGLRKMLDDTYMGRMQLEGQIESMREELVFLKKSHEEDVANLESQISDSQVNVQMESKNNADLNETINNIRTQYERAAQKSREETEEWYKNKFDSITAEVTQNTEALQAGKTELNELRRTKQTLEIDLQALHNMIRSLEDSLRETEARYAHEVNGYNSGLVQLEGELGQVRAQVERQAAEYDALLNIKSKLEAEIATYHCLLEGVVDDEGDKNREEFSLEQALYAAPPPSVGLKKAIVITQEIVDRKGVSQSELEQNPTNHNNHVFGEEEELAEPLVLALELAMEKVKDEQEEFGEQLELAMEKAKDEQEEFGEQLELAMEKAKDEQEEWGEQLELAMKKAKDEQEEWGEQLELAMEKAKDEQEEWGEQLELAMEKAKDEQEEWGEQLELAMEKAKDEQEEWGDQLELAMEKAKDEQEEFGEQLELAMEKAKDEQEEFGEQLELAMDKVKDEQEEFGEQLELQLELAMEKAKDEQEEWGEQLELAMEKAKDEQEEWGEQLELAMEKAQDEQEEFGEQLELAMEKAKDEQEEWGEQLELAMEKAKDEQEEWGEQLELELELAMEKAKDEQEEWGEQLELAMEKWKDEQEEWGEQLGLEMEKLIEEREELEEEEFMKTGVLPRSAHKIWPPLQ; encoded by the exons ATGTCATTCATGAGCCCTTCCAGGAGTTTCTCCAGCTCAAGTCTGTCTGGTAGCTTGGGGTCAAGGGGTGGTTTGTTCGGGTCCATTTCCCCAGCCACTATAGGGAATCTGGCAAACACACTGCGTCCGACTGTGCAGATCAACAGCAGCACTTTTCCCCCAGCTGATGATAAAGAGACCATGAAGGGTCTGAATGACCGTCTGGCGGGGTATCTGTCAAAAGTGCGACTCCTGGAGGACTCCAACATTGAACTGGAGAAGCAAATCAAAGAGGCTCTGATGAGGAAAGGAGCTGAGAGTGACAGAGACTGGAGCGCCTATGAGAAGATCATGAATGATCTGAGAAACCAG CTCCAGGAAATGACCATGGACAATGCCAGACTCTTCTTACAGATAGACAATGCGAGGCTGGCTGCTGACGATTTCAAAGTCAA GTTTGAGTCGGAGCAGGCCATGCGGCAAGGGGTGGAGCAGGATCTGGCAGGACTCCGTAAGATGCTGGACGACACTTACATGGGCCGCATGCAGCTGGAGGGCCAGATCGAGTCTATGAGAGAAGAGCTGGTGTTCCTGAAGAAGAGCCACGAGGAG GATGTTGCCAACCTGGAGAGTCAGATCAGTGACTCTCAAGTCAATGTGCAAATGGAGTCTAAAAACAATGCAGACCTCAATGAGACCATTAATAACATCCGCACGCAGTACGAGCGAGCCGCACAGAAGAGCCGCGAGGAAACTGAAGAGTGGTATAAAAACAAA TTTGACAGCATCACAGCTGAGGTGACTCAGAACACAGAAGCTCTGCAGGCAGGAAAGACCGAGCTGAACGAGCTGCGCAGGACGAAACAAACTCTAGAAATTGACCTGCAGGCTCTGCACAATATG ATTCGATCCCTCGAAGATTCGCTGCGTGAAACAGAGGCACGTTACGCTCATGAAGTCAATGGGTACAACTCTGGATTGGTGCAGCTGGAGGGAGAGCTGGGACAGGTGCGAGCGCAGGTGGAGCGTCAGGCGGCCGAGTATGATGCCCTGCTGAACATCAAGTCCAAACTGGAGGCAGAGATTGCTACTTATCATTGCCTCCTGGAGGGTGTTGTTGACGACGAGGGGGACAAAAATAG AGAGGAATTTTCTTTAGAGCAGGCGTTGTATGCAG CTCCTCCGCCTTCCGTCGGACTTAAGAAAGCCATCGTCATCACGCAAGAAATAGTGGACAGAAAAGGGGTCTCTCAGAGTGAACTTGAGCAAAATCCTACTAATCACAACAACCACGTTTTTGGGGAGGAAGAGGAGTTGGCAGAACCACTGGTGTTAGCTTTGGAGTTAGCAATGGAAAAGGTGAAAGACGAGCAAGAGGAGTTTGGAGAACAACTGGAGTTAGCAATGGAAAAG GCAAAAGACGAACAAGAGGAGTTTGGAGAACAACTGGAGTTAGCAATGGAAAAGGCAAAAGATGAGCAAGAGGAGTGGGGAGAACAACTGGAGTTAGCGATGAAAAAGGCAAAAGATGAGCAAGAGGAGTGGGGAGAACAACTGGAGTTAGCAATGGAAAAGGCAAAAGATGAGCAAGAGGAGTGGGGAGAACAACTGGAGTTAGCAATGGAAAAG GCAAAAGACGAGCAAGAGGAGTGGGGAGAACAACTGGAGTTAGCGATGGAAAAG GCAAAAGACGAGCAAGAGGAGTGGGGAGATCAACTGGAGTTAGCGATGGAAAAGGCAAAAGACGAGCAAGAGGAGTTTGGAGAACAACTGGAGTTAGCGATGGAAAAGGCAAAAGACGAGCAAGAGGAGTTTGGAGAACAACTGGAGTTAGCGATGGACAAGGTGAAAGATGAGCAAGAGGAGTTTGGAGAACAACTGGAGTTACAGTTGGAGTTAGCGATGGAAAAG GCAAAAGATGAGCAAGAGGAGTGGGGAGAACAACTGGAGTTAGCGATGGAAAAGGCAAAAGATGAGCAAGAGGAGTGGGGAGAACAACTGGAGTTAGCGATGGAAAAGGCACAAGACGAGCAAGAGGAGTTTGGAGAACAACTGGAGTTAGCAATGGAAAAG GCAAAAGACGAGCAAGAGGAGTGGGGAGAACAACTGGAGTTAGCGATGGAAAAGGCAAAAGACGAGCAAGAGGAGTGGGGAGAACAACTGGAGTTAGAGTTGGAGTTAGCGATGGAAAAGGCAAAAGATGAGCAAGAGGAGTGGGGAGAACAACTGGAGTTAGCGATGGAAAAGTGGAAAGATGAGCAAGAGGAGTGGGGAGAACAACTGGGGTTAGAGATGGAAAAGCTTATAGAAGAGCGAGAGGAGTTAGAAGAAGAAGAGTTTATGAAGACAGGGGTGCTCCCTAGGAGTGCCCATAAAATCTGGCCACCCCTACAATAA